The Eremothecium cymbalariae DBVPG#7215 chromosome 7, complete sequence genome contains the following window.
tggtaACCAACAGTCCAAGATCTAACTGTCATCATAATCGGGAGAAACGAGTTTACGCCAAATACCCAAGGCGAATCAATAGTGCTTGCCATATATCTTAAAAATGACTTCTCTTCCAATAGCGGACCTGGATATACAGCAGGCGCCAATGCTACaaagttttccaacttgTCCAGCAATCTAAAACTTGTATCTTGATAAATAGTCTCTCCGTTCACAAGACCGCTAAAACCTTGTGTTGTGCCTTGCGAGTGTGCAATTAACGTCAATTTTTCATAACCTGTACTTTTGAGCACTGCTTCAATCAATGTCTTTAAATCATACCTCACCATTTCATTCATAGCCCAGTCCCACTTCTTTTTGGGTTCTAACTTTTCTGGATGGGTTTTTGCATCAAATCCACATCTATTATTACCCAACCAAACATCATATCCTGATTCATATAGGTGGTATGCGAGGGACTTCCGACCAGCAGACGCAAAAGATCCACAACTTTGTAATAATCCATGCAATAACAATACAGGCGGCGACCTAATTGATGGATCCTTTATCCGGAAATGCCACAAGTCCAAGACAAACCCATCTTCAGTGCTCACTAGCTGCTCCTCAACTGTGATTCCGTACtgattataataatattttaggTCTGGCACCAAATTTTCATCCTCAGCTGTCACAACATCTTGGAACGGATTAGTCATGGAGTTCGGCATCCCTTTCTGTGTGATATCTACCTCACAACCCTGAACACTTGAATTTTCCGCCAATGTACTTCCAGACCTCGTGGCTGGGTGGTCGGATTGAATAACATCCTCCACATGGTACTCCGATCTCAAAAAGGGTGTCTCAGAACAGACTGACGCCGGCCGTTTAATCACCTGCTTGTGGGTATTACTCCTTGATCTACTTTCGGTTGCTAACGATCTAGTGCCTTGTAGATCTAACATCTCCTTTGGACTCTCTAAGTGAACTGCGACGAAGTAATGCCATCCAGCTGCCACAAATATAGCCGTTAGAAAACAAGCCGTAATTACAGCGGCCGCACAAGTGTACGCCCATATTCGAATTGTATTAACAACGCTCATCACTGCAGTAGCTACAAAAATCAGATACTATAATCCTATATTAATCTTTGTATTTCGGATAGTGATTGTCTTGTATGATGAACATTCAATTTGAACTATTTATAAGACGTCCCAGTCGTATAgataaaactttttttatATGCATGTAGATGCATGTCGTTATTTTCGATTTTGTATTTGACATGGAACGAATTCATGACGACGTTAAACAATAATCATCTTGAAGGtatattcaaaagaagGTGGTTTATAGGGAGTATTGGATCGTATTTAGGGTGAGAGGTTTCCATTTGTGCTAAGAAAGAATGTTTTATAAGGAATTGCATAAGGGTATCACCAAGGATCTGTTTTCAGGGCCAGAAGATGGGGCTAATGAGGTGACTATTTGCGCAGTGCATTTTTCGAACGCAATACAATTGTCAATTAGACTTAATGGTGAAGTAGATGCTAGTTATGAGGTGAAGCCGAAGGGTATTTCCAGAAGTGTTGGGGATGTTGGGCCGTTGACGTTGGAAATGTTGGAGGGCGAGGAcggtgatgatgatgaaagtGTGTACGTAGATGATCACATGTCGAGATACCATATCACAACCAAAATGGGAGCTGCTGACGATCAAAAGTTGCCTGTGGTTTGCATGCAAATCGCTGAGTTGTACAGAAGGGTTATAGTTCCTGCAAATTTAGATGGGAGAGCAGAGGATGCACCTAACCATCATATGTTGATAACCTTGTCTACCAAATTCTGGAGAAGAGGTGGCACTGCCAATCATGCGAAGGGTAATGACTTTGAGATACTGGTCTTTTTGTTGCAGTCTATAAAAGAAGCTTATGGATTGGGAAGCTGAGTACGGatgttgtttctgttttatatatcaaatatgcatatatatatatatatgcgTGTGTGTGTGCGCGAGGATGTGCATGAATGGTATAAATTCTAATGTAGAGAACATTACGAGTTTTGATCTTTTAAATCGTCTACCACTGCCATATCAAGAACTTGCACAGTGCCTTTATCGTTACAGAGACTAAGAATCTCTCTGTAGCACACGGGATCTATTAATCCAATTCTAGTCCAAGCAGTACCACTCTCGTCTGATTGCGTAGCGGCGGCATCTGTGACCAATATTAATTTAGTCAACCTGTCTATAATATCTTCGTTACCTTGAGAGGTAATAGCTACCTTGACCTTCATCTTAGCCCTTACAATAGGTATAAGTTGTTTAGAAACCAATACTTTTATAGCTTCTAAAGCCTGGAGTTTAGCCGGTTTGTTCACCACAATACCAAATTTAAGCTCTGTTAAAGCTTTGTTGATCATCGTTGGTGGATACCGTTTCTTCGACTTAGGGTTAATACATTTAGCACTGACCATAGTCAAAATCTCATTAGTCAGCTTTTCAAGCATTAATTGCCTTTCCTTCTCAGATAATGGAATTTCACCTCGATTGAGAATTTCAGCTATGATAGCAGTTTGATCAGAAGTTCCAAAAGCAGAAGTCAAATCACCCTTAGATGCAACTTGGCCCTTAGAAACATTAAGGAAAACCTGGTTAATTTGTAGCACCTCATCTAAATCCTTCTCAACTCCATTTCGATAGTCTTGCACCTTGTTTTGGTAACAAGCAACTTCAAACCGTTTTTTGCCTTTCTTAAGCCGAACCATTGACACATTTGTCAATTTAATTTGACCTGAAGGTTGATTGATAACTCCCATTGAGTAGCCTGTTCTTGGGGTTTCTGTTGATTCTTTGCTGTTAAAACTAATAACTAATGTATGAACACTCCCATCAGCGTTGACCATCTGTTTATCTTAAAGTCaacttaataaaaaacctttCCATTAAATATCAGTTTCCTCTTTTGCGGTGAAAGGTAATATACcgaataaaacaaaaataatgCTGAGCCATAGTAAGAAGGCGTACATATATGTAGTTTAAAATACAgtaaaatttttcaagttcatTTAGGTCTTTGATATATAGTCAATTCGCTATTTATGCTTCTATTTTCTGTtgttcttttcatttttatttcatctttttAAGATCACAGGATGCTTGGTGTATCCAACCAGTTCATTCTAGCCATCGCCAATGTAGCTCTGTAGTGGCCTACCACACCCAATACTACAAAGATGTGCCACAAGAAATGAGAATGACAAAAGTAGTCCACCCACCAAAGAGACCAGAAGCCAAGTTGATCCGATTCTTTGGGTTTGGATTTGAAATGAATATTGTCGATATTCTCTGAAGGAATATTGGAATCTGAGGAAGGGAAGTTCGTATCCACAGGATTCTGAACAGGGTGGCTGAGCAAGATGCGAGATCTCCATCGCTCGGGAACTAGCGTAGCATAAAATACCACACCAATTAAATACCACACGATGCTTTTGTTGATCAGTGGTGTAATCATAAGTCTTGAGCTAGACCAGTCAGAGTGCACTGTCAAATGCACAAAGGAAATCAACCCCAGTCCTGCCAAAATGACATAGAAAGCGACTCTGAAAATCCTAGAATCAGGCCCATCGAACCTGCGGGACCAGTTCGTAAATGCGGCAAATACACCCAGGCATAAAGAAATCCCcatatataaatacatGGCTTTGGGGGCCAATCTGTAGAGAGTGAACGCTTCCGTAGTCATAACAGACGCAGTAATGAGAATAGTAATACCGGTGTAATCCACGCAGCTGAATCTTGAACGGAGAGGTAGATGGCAAGTCCCACTAAAAGTATGCCACATGACTGAAGATACCATACACTTAATCCCACAGAGCAAGAAAACATAGATAGCCCCCTTTGCAACTTTGGGGACCTGCGTTGAGTTGAAAACATCAGAATTAGGAAATCCCCTTAACATAATATACAACAAAATGATTGCTCCAGCTATGTGAGACCATATGTTAATCGTTTCATTGTGCCAACCATAAACATTCAATATGGATAACAAGGATTTTTTATGAGAATGATAGAAACGGTGCccataaataatatatggGTTCTCTCTCCACGGTTGGGGCAGTTCATAGTAATGGAGATGTCTTGCCCGCCCCAACATATACGACTTAGCCCAAGAATACGACTTGTCCCCTCCATCAGCCACGGAAACCGCATCACCATCCGTCGCATCTGGCAGCTCATCATAACCGTGCATGCCTTCCAGCTTGCCACCAGCAATCATATTCCCGTTGGGATAGCGAGTCACCGGCGACGCCGAGCACAAAGTCGCAGTGGAACGAACATTGGTGTCGGTCAAATTCAAAGCCGAGTCATTGACTAAAGTCGCATTGGACATGTTATCAAACACCTTGCGTCCATCTCCGCCAGCATACCGTCCAAAGCTCTCCACCGCAGTCGAAGACGACGACAACCGCAACACCTTCAGCTTCCTGGCGTCCTGCTCGTTTTCGTCCACCACGCAGTCTCCAGACTTCCGCAGCCTCAACACAGTCCCCCACCCCGTCTTGAGAGTTCGTGTCGCTCCCTTTAGCAAGTTGTATCCGTTCACCACATTCTCCCTCTCAGCGGCATTATCTCTCGCATCATTTTCTCCACGCCATCTCCACCGCATTAGCCTCCGACTCTTCATGGTCCAAACCTTCCTGGGATTATCCTTCGCCGTACACGACGCTACATTACCCCCCACCATCTTCTCACCCTCGAAGCACCCCTTATCCCCTAGAACCCCGCTCTCAGCACCCTGCAACTGCTTACAGTTGCTTCTGCCACCGCTGCGGCCACTGCATTCGTCCATCATATTCTGCCTTATCACctacaaaataaaaatcctATACACTTAACACCAGTCCTCTCCTAAAAACCATCCAAAACCTATCACCACACGATTGATACCGTATCGAAATAATATTCCACGCTACCAAAGAACCAAATCCCCGTAGCCTTTCGCGCAATCCTAtatatccttcttcaattcgTTAACCTCATCACAGTGGCAGAATTGAAAAGCaccttttccttttttttcaccGTGGCAAAGAGTCTGACGGGACGGGACGGGGAAAAACCTCGAGAATTGTCGTGGTCTTGCAGCAAAACGAGAGTTCGTCGAGAAAAGAATTGGTGGgtttttctgttttgcTTTGGAAGACGTATTGTTCGTGTGATGGACGACTTACAAAGGATTTCTCCATGTGGGGTCGAGCCTTTGGTTGGGTAGGGCattatgtattatatagAAATCTTTTGTGTGAGGATCTTACAGGCGAAGATTTATTCCCTTATGTAATCATGTGTAAGTCTTGCCTTTCTGCAAGGCACTTGGATGCAGAGTGGTGTCTGAGAGACGCTGTTGGGGTGTGGTGTGCCAAGTCGAGGGTGTAGAATTGCCAATTCGCCAAGGGGACATAGGTATCGCCATGTGTGTGGTTTTGTCGACCGGGCAGCATCATCTGTCTCTCAGGTGCAGCCAGGAGGCTCGACCAGGTCGgtcacgtgacgagaaATCTTTCATCGCAGGCGATATATATGGTATACATGTGCAAAAGGGTGCTAAGTGGCGAAGATCGGCGACGGTGAGGCTGCCGGTTCAGGCAGGGATAGCCGGGAGAGGCAGATGTGCTGGTGGGTGGCCTATATGATGCCAATGTTCTTAGGTTTTCCTCTGTCTGTGCGTCTCTGTATCATCGCTCCTTTTCCTCCGTGTCGGGAATTACAAAACAAACAATGTGAAAGTTGACAGAAGTTTAAAGTCATTTAAAACCACTTTGTGCACTGTGTACAGGAGACTAACAAACGGGGTTCGAAGAATATAGTTTTGAATTAGTTGAGGTTAGGTTGATTGGATAGATCTGTTGCCACTGTAGTGGTCTCTCTAGCTgacaaaaagaattaaaagGAAGCCATCGAACCGATATAGGTTCAGATTGTGTGTGCAGTATAGTTTTACTAAGTTTTCgagttatatatatcgcAAGAGATAGAAGAGAGAGGAGGCaaacaaaagaaagcaagaagaaaaatatcagaGCACACTTTGGTAGCATATTAAGGCTGTAAATACTGTTTGTTTCACTTTGGTTTGTTTTTTGGAAGAGGTGTTTTTTGCATTGATATTTAGGATGTCTACAGCAGAGCACACTAGTGATCCGTGGTCTAGTTACGACTACGCGTCAGCTTCCAGGAAGACCAGCAATATGGATCCGGAGTTGGCTTCTATTGTTTCGTCGTTGTCTGCTTTGTCTAATCCTTCTGCGCAGCAGACGGCAGGCGGTCCGCAGCATTTGGGGGGGTTTAGAAGGGCTTCTATGAACTCTAATAATGGGAGCGACGTGGAGTCGgaacttctttttcaaacacATACGACCTCTCCAACTGCTAGACGTACGGCACTGTCTTTAGAAGTTGCTCCAACAGCGGCCGTGACCTCTAACACTCATAGGTTAGCTATGATGAATCATTATCCTGCTAGTATCGCTAACGGGACTTTGCAGTCGTCGAGCCATCAAGGTGGCGGCTCGTTTTTTGAGAGGTTTGGGCGGTCTTTGGCGGAGGCTACTAGGGAAGTTGAACTGAACTTGGGCTCCCATTCTTCACGCAACTTGCGGCGTGAATCTGTCACCAATCCTGCAAGCTCTCTCGATTTGTTATCTCGCGTGGCGGGCAACGCTAACATTGCAGCAAGTGATGAGCAAATGCGCCGCAAAACTTCGGTGTCTTCGGATGTGTTGGAATCTGTTAGTGAAACTTTGTCATTGCAGAATGAAGCCACGCCTTCGACCAACATTTGGAATGTTGCAAATGCACCTGTATTTAGACCTAACCAGATGGATTCGATGCTAAATCCCGAGCTATACCAATCCATGTATGGAGGGTTTCCCTATGGAGTGTTTGGCCACtatccaacaacaacaacaacaacagcaacagcaaccaATGCTACTACTGCTACTACTGCTACTACGACCACAGGGGGGACTAATGTGCCTGGTGCCATGTTCCCCAATTCAACTCACTCGCAGCTGTCACTACTTGGCGGTGAgattgaagatttggagGATACTGACAATCACGGCGATCAGCTGACAAGTATACCTACACAGTTCATGTTCCCGCCTGGTGCATCTTTCATGTACTTTCCTCCAAATGGAACAAGCAATACCAATTCACCATCCCCAGGGATTACTCAATCTCAACCTTCGCGTTATTCTCCAACTGATTCCCAAAAAACTCAAAAGCCCAACCCATATTTACAGCAGCATTCAAGGAACTACAAGTCTGGTGGCATCAATACTGCCCAGACATCTGCTAAGATTCCTTCTCCATCTTTGCAGTCTGcgaataataataaccatCACAATCATCATATTACACCTCATATTTCAAAGCATGCTTCCCAGCCGCAAAAGCAGCAGGGACAACAACAGCACCAACATCAACAGCGACAACAAtcacagcagcaacaatcACAGCCACAATCACATTTGCAAtctcagcagcagcagcagcagcagcagcaacatcaacaacaacaacaacaacaacagcagcagcagcagtcacaacaacaacagcaacagcagcaaccacaacagcagcaaaaCCAAGTACATCAGCAATCTTCCTCTGGGACCGGTACAAAACGTAATGGAAAAAATCAGCAACCCATCGTGAGGTCTCCTCTATTGGAAGAATTCAGAACAAATCCAACGAACAAAAATTACAAGTTACATGAAATTTATGGCTCTGCACTAGAGTTTTGTAAGGATCAACATGGTTCTCGGTTCATTCAACAAGAGTTAGCTACGGCTTCTGCCattgaaaaggaaataaTCTTCAATGAAATTAGGGATCATGCTATCCAGTTATCTCACGATGTCTTTGGTAATTACGTGATTCagaaattctttgaatttggcACGAAGACCCAAAAGGATATTTTGGTGGAACAGTTTAAAGGTAAATTGGAAATGTTGTCGTTGGAAATGTATGCATGTCGTGTAATTCAAAGGGCTTTTGAATTCATCGATGAAGACCAAAAGATTGAACTAGTCATGGAATTATCAGCCAGTGTCCTGACTATGATAAAAGACCAGAACGGCAATCACGTTATccaaaaaacaattgaatGCATCCCCATGTCGAAACTCCCATTTATTTTAGAAAGTTTAAAAGGTCAGATTTATCATTTGTCAACGCATTTCTATGGCTGTCGTGTTGTTCAAAGGTTGTTGGAATATGGCAGTAAAGAAGATCAAGATGAAATTTTGAACGAACTGGACCAATTTATACCATACTTGGTTCAAGATCAGTACGGAAATTATGTTATTCAACATATATTGCAGcatggtggtgatgatcCGGCTGCAAACCACATTGATAAGTCGAAGCAGGATATTGTTAACACCATCAGCAAAACGGTGGTAGATTTCTCAAAACACAAATTTGCCTCCAATGTCGTCGAAAAAACTATACTATATGGTAGTGTATCACAAAAGAGACAAGTATTGGATAAGATTTTGCCAAATGATGAAGGACATGCTGCGAACTTGGAGGATAGTTCCCCattaatattgatgatgcGTGATCAATATGCTAACTATGTCGTCCAAAAACTTGTTGGTGTCGCTACAGGTAATGATAAGAAGTTAATTATCATTGCTATAAGATCCTATTTGGAAAgattaaacaaaaacaatacATTGGGTAATAGGCATTTGGCAAGTGTTGAAAAACTAGCTGGCTTGGTTGaaaaagtaaaaatatGACACAGTCCATATTGGTTCATCTTTTTaaatcttttttatttattcaCATGCTCATCTATCATTCCTGTTGATATTCTcatttttctaaaattacTCGTCAATGTGCTTTTTATAAACAGTCTGCTCCTACATGTTTTTTTGTCCCTGAATCCTATTAGCTGTGAATACTACATTGAATCATTCTATATActaatacatatatatattctatatAAATTTTGTACATAACTATTCCGTCATGTTTTGTATCCCCTGTGCCATTTATATTTGCGATATGATTTCAAATTATGACTGCCCAATTTAAATGCGAGCTGCATATATAAAATCTTATTTAATTTCATTAGAATGTGCTTAGTTAGTGCTTGATTATATTACCAATAATTTAAACtaaatccaaaaaatataattgcTTTATCATCCCAACAACGCATAAGTAAATGTCCAAGACATTACAAATCCTGCAAGTTCCCTTATCAGcgaattaaagaaaatgtCCTTAACTGGATTTTGGAAGTACTTCTGAGGATTCAACTGGCATATCCACACCACAAACAGCAACGAGACGAATATGTAGCTAGCAATGAACATTCCAAACCCTTTTTGTGATTCCAATTGCAGGATACCTGCTCCACAACCAAATACTAACGAAGTGAGATCATGCACATATAGTAGTCTAGACTTGTTAAATCCAATTGAACGAGGAGATTCGATATTCTGGAAATGTTTCCGTGAGGCATTCATATTGTGTCTGCTTGTCCAAAAACTCTGAGGTGGGAACCAGAGTATAAGTAGTTTAACTGTCCAACTTGGTTTGCCAATCTTCTTGAGATTGATAATACTTGGGGAAGTCAGTGAACTAATAGTATACAATTATTATATGAAATTGAATCTTTTTTACGTAGACGTTATATTAAGACACCGAACGTAAGATAACATCATAAAAGGCGTtgcaacaaaacaaaataagCCTAGAGAGTTAAATAACACGAATATGATTCATCATAAGTGatatatacttttcattaataaaaGCAGGGCTCACTTGAAGGATCGAAGATATAAAGATGTACATCACGTGGCTCTGAGTTgcataaaaagaaaggtGACAAGATTATTGGGTTATGCTCAtcgaaaaaaaatttcaacatgTATGCAATATTATTTGTCCAATACGCACGATATAGGCGGCTTTTTCTGTTTAATCAATTGGTTAATTGATCTATATCGATGTCATCTCTATTAGAAGAATTGGTATCTTTTCTGCACTCCCCTCAACCAGCAGTTAAGCAGATCGCTTTGGATAATTTGGTTGGCTACTCCACCGGTAGTAATTCATCCATCTTTAAACATGGCGACTACAGGCCTGTTAAAGATTTAATGCAATTGGCTAGAGAAAACTCTAGAATTATTGTTCAACAGTCTGTGACTATTTTGGCCAATCTTTCAGACGATGCCAACATAAGAAAGAtgattttggatgatgatagcTTTTTGACCTTTTTGGCGTGGAAGATTTGCGATTTGAATAATACATCTGCTGATATTATGTGCATTCTGTTGAGTAATCTGGCgaatgaaaatgaaattgtCAAGATATTTGACATCCAGGAGTCTTCAGATGACAAAGTACAATTGGATaaaaaagtatttaaaAGTGCCAACGTCGTGGATTGTTTAATGGATTGTTTTGTAAAGGGTTATGATAGAACAATAAACAAGTATGCCAACTTCGATTATCTAGCCTTCTTTTTCAGCGATATCTCACGGTTTAGAAAGGGTAGAGAATATTTCGTAAATGAACAAGAATACGATGCGGTTATCCCAATTACGAAGCTTTTGGTGTTCACTGAAATGTATGATAACAAGATAAGGAGAGGGGGTGTGGCGACTACAATCAAGAATTCTCTGTTTGATTCTGAACAGCATGAGAAAATGTTAAAGGATGGAAAACTCAACCTTTTGCCATATATTTTGCTACCAATTACGAGTGGAGGGGATTCAGGgattgatgaggaagatatGTTCAATCTTCCGGAAGAATTGCAATTCCTTCCGGAAGACAAACAAAGAGAACCCCTTCCTGAAATAATCTGCTATCACTTAGAAAGTATTCTTTTATTATGTACGACTGCCAATTGTAGGGAGTTTTTAAGAGAAAAGTCAGTCTACCCTTTGATCAGAGAGTTACATAAAAATCTTGAAGATGAGGGTGTCAATGAACTATGTCATAGAATTGTTAATATGCTGATGAGAGGGGAACCTGAAGACGGAAAAATTATAGAATTGCCATCAAAATCGGCTGACGAGGAGGATGACtcagaagatgaagctATAGTTGAAGTTATGTGAAAAGCTGAAATAGTGGTTATATATAGGCGTATTTTTCTAAGGTACTTAGCAGGGATTATTATCACGTTACTATTAATACAAAAGTACTATtaagatatatattttgaatgatttGTCCTAATATGTATTGGTACTTCATCAAATTACATTCACCTTAAAAATTAGCTATTAGAATTTATAATACTTGTATATAGTATACCTTAATAAAAGTAAAGTATTTTGTGTTAagtatttattattattttataGTATATAACCAAATAGTATACATTAACGAAAACTAATCATGTGGCGCGTCAGTAATATAATTATTGAGCCAACTCTAAAAATGTACCGTTTAATTTAACAAGTTTTTTAACATAGAGTTTCATCCTTGTCTTATTCTCCGGACGTTTGCTCACCTTCGCTTTCAATTCCTTAATTAATTGCTTCAGAGTAATCTCTTTACCTCTAACTgcatcaataatatcctgTTCAGTTAAtaaatcatcattttccaaCAGTGTACTATCATCCTTTTTAATCTCTGAAGATTGAATATCTGCCAGATCTAAGGGTTCGGACGTACGTCCCTTTACAGTTGGATTCCATTCGCCTTCAGGAAAGTTAGTTAATACGGATTTATCTGCGCCCAACACAAGCACACAATTTTTGATACTCTTGACAAAAATACGTGGACCTGCAAGAGGGCTTCTAGAAGACCGTTTCTTTGGAGAGGAGTCCTTACTCAAATTATGTTCTTCTCCATCCTCTTCCTTCACTTttttctcttcatcttcttcaacatcagaTTCAGATAAGTATGGGTTGGAATCATCATCGGATTCATACAACGCACCCAGATCTGTCTTGAGAAGAGCCTTCTTTACCTTTTCGCCTTCTTCATCGATCTTCTTTTCGCCGAATAAATCATTATCGTCTTCAACTAACTCATCATCACGCAAGCCCATAGCGTTAGCCATTaacatttcttttttaattctttgtTCAGATTCCTTATTCTCTTCCTCATTACCATCAATAATGGgagcttcttcatcatcagcaaactcttcatcataaTCTAATTCTACTTCAGAATTGTCCTGACGATCTTCTTCGTTTTGACGGTCATTTCCATCAACAGCTCTTAGCCTTCTTCTAGTTCTATCATATCTCGTGGTAGTTGTACCAATATTATCTAGATGCTTCATTAACCAACGAGGTGCTCCTGCACCATTCTTTTCCATCCTTTTTTCCGCTTCTTCTATTGTCAATGTTGCATATTTGTTTCTTGCAGTGAAACGATAAACCTTATCGGCAGGGATCATTGTGAAACTGCCATCATTCTCAGCACTCAAAAATACATAAGAATCTGAGTTCCCTGCTTCGTAAGACCCAACCCATGTGTTTAGACCATCAAAGTCCTCCATCACCCAAGGataaaattcttcaaatcttAATTTCCTCGCCTTTTCGTCCAATAACTTCAACTGTCTAGTCTTCCGCTTCGAGTTACCCCTTCTAAAACGGCCTCCTTCGTCTGGAGCAACATCCGCAAGCGGGTCTGTGGTACCTGCATGGAACTCGAAGTCCACTTGTTCTTTTCCATCGTACTTCACTAACCCTACCTTGCTTGGATCTTCTGCAACCCCAACCTCTTCTAACTTCGTACTAGGAGCAGCTGTTTTGGATCCATCCTTGGAACTATCACCAGCTTCAGGCTGCGTTTCCTTGATTTCACCAGAATCCAaattattttctttctctttctgGCTTTCCCCTTCTCCCAGCACTGTCTCAGGACTGACGGACTCCCCTGTTGGACTTCCTTTTGAACCCCCAGCTGCATCTCCGCCCGCTGCACCACCCGCTGACCCTCCTGCTAGACCCCCTGTAGTACTTCCATCATTGCTCGCACTCCCAGGTGCTGCAACAGGCGGCGCATCGATCCTCTCTGACTccagcttcttcttgtacTCTGCAATCTCTTTCTGTCTCTGTACAATCTCAGCTCTCGTAAGCTGGAACTGAACGTTCCTAGTATCCTTCCGGTGTAACCGAATTGGCAAATGAAAGTCTTTATTCGGCTCAACCTGTTT
Protein-coding sequences here:
- the IRC25 gene encoding Irc25p (similar to Ashbya gossypii AAL155W), producing the protein MFYKELHKGITKDLFSGPEDGANEVTICAVHFSNAIQLSIRLNGEVDASYEVKPKGISRSVGDVGPLTLEMLEGEDGDDDESVYVDDHMSRYHITTKMGAADDQKLPVVCMQIAELYRRVIVPANLDGRAEDAPNHHMLITLSTKFWRRGGTANHAKGNDFEILVFLLQSIKEAYGLGS
- a CDS encoding uncharacterized protein (similar to Ashbya gossypii AAL156C) yields the protein MSVVNTIRIWAYTCAAAVITACFLTAIFVAAGWHYFVAVHLESPKEMLDLQGTRSLATESRSRSNTHKQVIKRPASVCSETPFLRSEYHVEDVIQSDHPATRSGSTLAENSSVQGCEVDITQKGMPNSMTNPFQDVVTAEDENLVPDLKYYYNQYGITVEEQLVSTEDGFVLDLWHFRIKDPSIRSPPVLLLHGLLQSCGSFASAGRKSLAYHLYESGYDVWLGNNRCGFDAKTHPEKLEPKKKWDWAMNEMVRYDLKTLIEAVLKSTGYEKLTLIAHSQGTTQGFSGLVNGETIYQDTSFRLLDKLENFVALAPAVYPGPLLEEKSFLRYMASTIDSPWVFGVNSFLPIMMTVRSWTVGYQIFSFVCYIFFNYLFDWNDKLWDKSLRNRHFLFSPIHISVNLMRWWLSKDEAIHSFKHYSHAIFPDNTVWFPISDDKNNITIEPYEHKLCSNPSNFPRILMFIPKQDRLVDGNRLINHFINYENPSLYKIWHIDEYSHLDVLWAHDVIDRIGRPMLQMLKTNH
- the SDO1 gene encoding guanine nucleotide exchange factor SDO1 (similar to Ashbya gossypii AAL154C); translation: MVNADGSVHTLVISFNSKESTETPRTGYSMGVINQPSGQIKLTNVSMVRLKKGKKRFEVACYQNKVQDYRNGVEKDLDEVLQINQVFLNVSKGQVASKGDLTSAFGTSDQTAIIAEILNRGEIPLSEKERQLMLEKLTNEILTMVSAKCINPKSKKRYPPTMINKALTELKFGIVVNKPAKLQALEAIKVLVSKQLIPIVRAKMKVKVAITSQGNEDIIDRLTKLILVTDAAATQSDESGTAWTRIGLIDPVCYREILSLCNDKGTVQVLDMAVVDDLKDQNS
- the IZH3 gene encoding Izh3p (similar to Ashbya gossypii AAL153C), which translates into the protein MDECSGRSGGRSNCKQLQGAESGVLGDKGCFEGEKMVGGNVASCTAKDNPRKVWTMKSRRLMRWRWRGENDARDNAAERENVVNGYNLLKGATRTLKTGWGTVLRLRKSGDCVVDENEQDARKLKVLRLSSSSTAVESFGRYAGGDGRKVFDNMSNATLVNDSALNLTDTNVRSTATLCSASPVTRYPNGNMIAGGKLEGMHGYDELPDATDGDAVSVADGGDKSYSWAKSYMLGRARHLHYYELPQPWRENPYIIYGHRFYHSHKKSLLSILNVYGWHNETINIWSHIAGAIILLYIMLRGFPNSDVFNSTQVPKVAKGAIYVFLLCGIKCMVSSVMWHTFSGTCHLPLRSRFSCVDYTGITILITASVMTTEAFTLYRLAPKAMYLYMGISLCLGVFAAFTNWSRRFDGPDSRIFRVAFYVILAGLGLISFVHLTVHSDWSSSRLMITPLINKSIVWYLIGVVFYATLVPERWRSRILLSHPVQNPVDTNFPSSDSNIPSENIDNIHFKSKPKESDQLGFWSLWWVDYFCHSHFLWHIFVVLGVVGHYRATLAMARMNWLDTPSIL